Proteins found in one Vigna radiata var. radiata cultivar VC1973A unplaced genomic scaffold, Vradiata_ver6 scaffold_305, whole genome shotgun sequence genomic segment:
- the LOC106754927 gene encoding protein DMR6-LIKE OXYGENASE 2-like encodes MAEVSSFASQFQCYDEVPYSACDDEIPTVDYSLLFSDNPNQQLDALQRLRHACLEYGFFYLVNHGITDEVLDNMLKGVSDFFNQTTLDERKIYSKRSPLDNIRWGLNSYTGENREYLKVVAHPQYHFPSKPSGFSKTLEEYGKDMRRVVIGLARAVSKTLGFEEQFIEKALELKSGFDVMAMNLYPPNAKSKGAVGLSEHTDPGFIISLVQDVNGGLQILSHKGNWINAYIPYHAILIQLGDQLEILTNGMYKSHIHRVIVGNNKVKRISVVGVHGPSLDKLISPSTVFVDDEHPKKYREMAYKESLVVNGDDEVDVQSSLEKARLV; translated from the exons ATGGCTGAAGTAAGTTCCTTTGCATCCCAATTTCAGTGTTATGATGAAGTTCCTTACTCAGCGTGTGATGATGAAATACCCACCGTTGATtactctcttctcttttctgaCAACCCTAATCAGCAGTTGGATGCCCTTCAACGCCTCCGCCATGCATGTCTAGAATATGGCTTCTTCTAC TTGGTAAACCATGGCATCACAGATGAAGTACTTGACAATATGTTAAAGGGAGTATCTGATttcttcaatcaaacaacattgGATGAAAGAAAGATCTACAGCAAAAGAAGTCCATTGGACAACATCAGATGGGGACTAAACTCCTACACTGGAGAAAATAGGGAATATTTGAAGGTTGTTGCTCATCCTCAGTATCATTTTCCTTCCAAGCCATCTGGTTTCAG CAAAACTTTAGAAGAATATGGCAAAGACATGAGAAGGGTTGTAATTGGATTGGCTAGGGCAGTGTCTAAAACCTTAGGGTTTGAAGAACAGTTCATAGAAAAGGCATTGGAATTGAAGTCAGGGTTTGATGTAATGGCCATGAACCTTTATCCACCCAATGCCAAATCCAAGGGAGCTGTTGGCTTGTCTGAACACACTGACCCTGGCTTCATAATTTCACTTGTTCAAGATGTTAATGGCGGTCTCCAAATTCTCTCCCACAAAGGAAACTGGATCAATGCTTATATTCCCTATCATGCCATTCTCATCCAGCTTGGTGATCAACTTGAG ATCTTAACCAATGGGATGTATAAGAGTCACATCCATCGAGTTATTGTTGGTAACAACAAGGTGAAAAGGATATCTGTGGTTGGCGTTCATGGACCTTCACTGGACAAATTAATCAGCCCTAGCACAGTGTTTGTTGATGACGAACACCCAAAGAAATATCGTGAGATGGCCTATAAAGAATCACTGGTAGTGAACGGGGATGATGAAGTTGATGTTCAATCATCACTTGAGAAAGCAAGATTAGtgtga